One Mycobacteroides abscessus ATCC 19977 genomic window carries:
- a CDS encoding Re/Si-specific NAD(P)(+) transhydrogenase subunit alpha yields MTDQPVTIGVVRESGEDERRVALVPKAIAGLIGKGVNIVIESGAGERALLPDELYTEAGATVGDAWSADVVVKVAPPTAAEVARLRQGQTLIGFLAPRNAENSIGALRSAGVQAFAVEAIPRISRAQVMDALSSQANVAGYKSVLVAASESTRFFPMLTTAAGTVKPALVLVLGVGVAGLQALATAKRLGARTTGYDVRPEVADQVRSVGAQWLDLGIDAAGEGGYARELTDEERQKQQQALEDAIKGFDVVITTALVPGRPAPRLVTAAAVQGMKPGSVVVDLAGETGGNCELTEPGQTVVKHGVTIASPLNLPATMPEHASELYAKNITSVLELLIKDGALAPDFDDEIVAGSCVTREVS; encoded by the coding sequence ATGACCGATCAACCAGTCACTATCGGAGTTGTCCGAGAGTCAGGTGAGGACGAGCGCCGGGTCGCGCTGGTACCGAAGGCGATCGCCGGCCTGATTGGCAAGGGTGTGAACATCGTCATAGAAAGTGGTGCAGGAGAGCGCGCCCTGCTGCCGGACGAGCTGTACACCGAAGCGGGGGCGACCGTGGGCGATGCGTGGTCCGCGGATGTCGTGGTGAAGGTGGCGCCGCCCACCGCCGCCGAGGTCGCTCGCCTGCGGCAGGGACAGACCCTGATCGGCTTCCTGGCGCCGCGCAATGCCGAGAACAGCATCGGTGCGCTCAGGAGCGCGGGCGTGCAAGCCTTTGCGGTGGAAGCCATTCCGCGTATCTCGCGGGCCCAGGTGATGGACGCGTTGTCATCGCAGGCCAATGTTGCCGGCTACAAGTCGGTGCTCGTGGCGGCTTCGGAGTCGACCCGTTTCTTCCCGATGCTGACCACCGCTGCCGGGACCGTGAAGCCGGCACTGGTGCTGGTTCTCGGCGTCGGCGTCGCGGGCCTGCAGGCCCTGGCCACCGCCAAGCGGCTCGGTGCGCGCACCACCGGCTACGACGTGCGGCCCGAGGTGGCCGACCAGGTCCGGTCGGTGGGTGCCCAGTGGCTCGATCTGGGCATCGACGCGGCCGGGGAGGGCGGGTACGCCCGCGAGCTGACCGATGAAGAGCGCCAAAAGCAGCAGCAGGCGCTCGAAGACGCCATCAAGGGATTCGATGTCGTCATCACCACCGCACTGGTGCCGGGACGCCCGGCGCCGCGTCTGGTGACCGCCGCGGCCGTGCAAGGCATGAAGCCGGGATCGGTGGTCGTCGATCTCGCCGGTGAGACCGGCGGCAACTGTGAGCTCACCGAGCCGGGGCAGACCGTCGTCAAGCACGGCGTCACCATCGCCTCGCCCCTGAACCTGCCGGCCACCATGCCCGAGCACGCCAGCGAGCTGTATGCCAAGAACATCACGTCCGTTCTCGAGCTCCTCATCAAGGACGGCGCCCTGGCGCCCGACTTCGATGACGAGATCGTCGCGGGCTCCTGCGTCACCCGGGAGGTCTCCTAG
- a CDS encoding glutathione S-transferase family protein — protein MSQNPENTKYVEPGEFKRDTNYINTRITADGRDGYPVEPGRYRLVAARACPWANRTLIVRRLLGLEDVLSLGLCGPTHDKRSWTFDLDPGGVDPVLGIHFLRDAYLKRYPDYPRGITVPAVVEESTGEVVTNDYAQMTLDFSTEWAEYHRAGAPQLYPADLRPEIDEVNRRVYTEVNNGVYRCGFAGDQAAYDAAYDRLFAALDWLSERLAGQRYLVGDTITEADVRLFTTLVRFDPVYHGHFKCNREKLTEIPVLWAYARDLYQTPGFGDTVDFGQIKEHYYVVHADINPTRVVPKGPDLSGWGTVHGREKLGGRPFGDGTPPGPPRESERVPDPGPCPG, from the coding sequence GTGAGCCAGAACCCGGAGAACACCAAGTACGTCGAGCCCGGTGAGTTCAAGCGGGACACCAACTACATCAACACGCGGATCACCGCGGACGGTCGTGACGGTTATCCCGTGGAACCCGGGAGGTATCGACTCGTTGCGGCACGTGCCTGTCCCTGGGCAAATCGGACGCTGATCGTGCGCCGGCTCCTCGGGTTGGAAGATGTTTTGTCACTGGGACTTTGCGGGCCTACCCATGACAAGCGCAGCTGGACCTTCGATCTTGACCCGGGTGGAGTCGACCCGGTCCTGGGCATCCACTTTCTGCGTGACGCCTACCTCAAGCGGTATCCGGACTACCCGCGCGGCATCACCGTGCCTGCCGTAGTCGAGGAGTCCACCGGTGAGGTCGTCACCAATGACTATGCGCAGATGACGCTGGACTTCTCCACCGAGTGGGCCGAATATCACCGCGCGGGTGCGCCGCAGTTGTACCCCGCGGACTTGCGCCCAGAAATCGACGAGGTAAACCGCCGCGTCTACACCGAAGTCAACAACGGGGTGTACCGCTGCGGTTTCGCCGGTGATCAGGCCGCTTATGACGCCGCCTACGATCGACTGTTCGCCGCGCTGGATTGGCTGTCGGAAAGGCTTGCCGGACAACGTTATCTGGTAGGTGACACCATCACCGAGGCAGATGTGCGGCTGTTCACCACCCTGGTTCGCTTCGATCCCGTCTACCACGGACACTTCAAATGCAATCGTGAGAAGCTGACCGAAATCCCGGTGTTGTGGGCCTACGCGCGCGACTTATATCAGACACCCGGCTTTGGCGACACCGTTGATTTCGGACAGATCAAAGAGCACTACTACGTGGTGCATGCCGACATCAACCCCACGCGCGTCGTCCCCAAGGGGCCGGATTTGAGCGGCTGGGGCACCGTGCACGGGCGCGAGAAGTTGGGTGGTCGCCCGTTCGGTGATGGCACCCCGCCGGGACCGCCGAGGGAGTCGGAACGGGTTCCGGATCCTGGTCCTTGCCCTGGTTAA